The proteins below are encoded in one region of Paracoccus methylovorus:
- a CDS encoding DUF6522 family protein produces MPGIELQQDGARIDAAVLARAFGISADDLRQGMRDGTITSRFERGAGKDAGTVRLIFFSSSRRIRITADESGRILTCGAVDFAGSSGPGSRRPEAGADHGAPGSGRDPGQAAHIETLLDLALQGTFPASDPIAISIDAPRRTSLLLGKAP; encoded by the coding sequence ATGCCTGGGATCGAATTGCAGCAAGACGGCGCCCGGATCGACGCGGCCGTCCTGGCCAGGGCATTCGGGATCAGCGCCGATGATTTGCGGCAGGGCATGCGCGACGGCACGATCACCAGCCGGTTCGAGCGCGGCGCGGGCAAGGATGCCGGCACGGTGCGGCTGATCTTCTTCTCGTCCAGCCGCCGCATTCGGATCACCGCGGACGAAAGCGGCAGGATCCTGACCTGCGGCGCGGTGGATTTCGCCGGATCATCCGGCCCCGGAAGCCGGAGGCCGGAGGCCGGCGCGGATCACGGGGCGCCTGGAAGCGGGCGTGATCCGGGACAGGCGGCCCATATCGAGACGCTTCTCGACCTGGCGTTGCAGGGAACCTTCCCTGCCAGCGACCCCATCGCGATCAGCATCGACGCGCCGCGCCGGACATCCCTGTTGCTAGGAAAGGCGCCATGA
- the ric gene encoding iron-sulfur cluster repair di-iron protein: protein MPQTTFPLHDRTVGEIAARLPGASGVFRRFGIDFCCHGEVPLAEAANRRQLDLGALEAVLGDLDPLAIPDAPRETGALIDHIQTRYHQAHRRQIPELIALSRKVEAVHAGHPEVPGGLADLLQRIWGELEVHMKKEELILFPAMRRQAADRIAVPIAEMRHDHDDHGAFLAELARLTQDHTVPEGACRTWQALYAGTAQLRADLMEHIHLENNVLFPRFEKGA, encoded by the coding sequence ATGCCCCAGACCACATTCCCATTGCACGACCGGACGGTCGGCGAGATCGCCGCGCGGCTTCCCGGCGCGTCCGGCGTGTTCCGCCGCTTCGGCATCGATTTCTGCTGCCACGGAGAGGTGCCGCTGGCAGAGGCAGCCAATCGGCGCCAGCTGGACCTTGGCGCGCTCGAGGCGGTCCTGGGCGACCTCGATCCCCTGGCGATCCCCGATGCGCCACGGGAGACCGGGGCGCTGATCGACCATATCCAGACCCGCTATCACCAGGCGCATCGCCGGCAGATCCCCGAACTGATCGCGCTTTCGCGCAAGGTCGAGGCGGTCCATGCCGGCCACCCGGAGGTGCCCGGCGGCCTGGCCGACCTGCTGCAGCGGATATGGGGCGAGTTGGAGGTGCATATGAAGAAGGAAGAGTTGATCCTTTTCCCGGCCATGCGCCGGCAGGCGGCGGACCGGATTGCCGTCCCCATCGCCGAGATGCGGCATGATCACGACGATCACGGCGCCTTCCTGGCAGAGCTGGCGCGGCTGACGCAGGACCATACCGTGCCCGAGGGCGCCTGCCGGACCTGGCAGGCGCTTTACGCCGGGACCGCGCAGCTGCGGGCCGACCTGATGGAGCATATCCATCTGGAAAACAACGTGCTGTTCCCGCGCTTTGAAAAGGGCGCATGA
- a CDS encoding CBS domain-containing protein, with translation MLIQKFLPTARRHLQSIDVNAALLQAARRLGEGCDMLLVCDAAGRLAGVLTKTDVVRQTGRCTGASCTAPVIEAMTRDVTTVTPDGWLQDVWDIMKARGFKNIPIVDANRHPLGVLNARDVLQTLLQEVREEENLLHDYVMNIGYR, from the coding sequence GTGCTTATCCAGAAATTTCTGCCCACCGCGCGCCGGCACCTGCAATCGATCGATGTGAACGCGGCGCTTCTGCAGGCGGCAAGGCGGCTTGGCGAAGGCTGCGACATGCTGCTGGTCTGCGATGCTGCCGGCCGACTGGCAGGCGTCCTGACCAAGACCGACGTGGTGCGCCAGACAGGTCGCTGTACCGGCGCCAGCTGCACCGCACCTGTCATCGAGGCGATGACGCGCGACGTCACCACCGTGACCCCGGACGGTTGGCTGCAGGATGTCTGGGACATCATGAAGGCCCGCGGCTTCAAGAACATTCCGATCGTCGATGCAAACCGCCACCCGCTCGGCGTGCTGAATGCGCGCGATGTTCTTCAGACGCTGCTGCAGGAAGTGCGGGAGGAGGAAAACCTGCTGCATGATTATGTCATGAATATCGGCTACCGCTGA
- a CDS encoding hexameric tyrosine-coordinated heme protein, with amino-acid sequence MFRSSCILAASLALLPPASLAQTGQSATGAAVAETWLPTLQVDTPQQGFDLAIVMARRAVRTTQPDVAMLKAQRSRYAEDAASLIDVSAVAAAWFATIAAANDYWRE; translated from the coding sequence ATGTTCCGATCCAGTTGCATCCTTGCCGCCTCGCTGGCGCTGCTGCCGCCTGCCAGCCTTGCCCAGACCGGCCAGTCTGCCACGGGCGCAGCGGTGGCAGAGACGTGGCTGCCGACCCTGCAGGTCGATACGCCGCAGCAGGGCTTCGATCTGGCCATCGTCATGGCGCGGCGGGCGGTCAGGACGACCCAGCCCGATGTCGCGATGCTGAAGGCGCAGCGGTCACGCTATGCCGAGGATGCGGCCAGCCTGATCGACGTCTCGGCCGTGGCGGCGGCCTGGTTCGCGACCATCGCCGCGGCCAACGACTATTGGCGCGAATGA
- a CDS encoding ABC transporter ATP-binding protein codes for MTGRTIPAGRPGPTAIRETWRQLQDSVGEDAPRLRAAILGLLLAAALQGLALAAIAPVLVAAFDGRDWPGALRWLGICTILMVAATAARWWAQGFDFNGRMAAATHRVRLRLGEQMRRMPLEMLHGHRTGELNSMVINNVDENLLTTLTILNLIFISVVTPLVTGLALLVLDWRAGLLVLVVFPAILPLYRWRRPAIGRGKRILGAAHQQANADVLEYTQGLPVLRAALQAGARAGRLERTFRKLEEIQIYGHRKGEKPNLIVSTVVELGLVLMLGLGVAFVVAGEMDLALLAALLVIVVRLSEPLATFILYTAILELIEAALDRIKALLAISPLDQALPARTPAHCGIRFEAASFAYAGADAPALRDVDLTIPEGSLTAFVGPSGSGKTTLARLILRHADPQKGRILIGGADLRQIPESALRGMLSVVFQDVHLFNDTVMANIRMARPDATEAEVREAARAAQCLDFIERLPLGWNTPLGEIGSRLSGGERQRISIARALLKDAPILILDEPTAALDTESERAVQRAIDAVVRDRTVIVIAHRLSTIAGADQIAVVDDGRVVQLGTHSALLARPGRYRAMWEAQQAAKIWSGRA; via the coding sequence ATGACCGGGCGCACCATCCCGGCCGGCCGCCCCGGCCCAACCGCGATCCGCGAGACCTGGCGCCAGTTGCAGGACAGCGTGGGCGAGGACGCCCCGCGCTTGCGGGCTGCCATTCTTGGCCTCTTGCTTGCCGCAGCGTTGCAGGGGCTGGCGCTGGCTGCCATCGCGCCGGTCCTTGTCGCAGCCTTCGACGGCAGGGACTGGCCGGGCGCATTGCGCTGGCTGGGGATCTGCACGATCCTCATGGTCGCGGCGACCGCGGCAAGGTGGTGGGCGCAGGGCTTCGACTTCAACGGCCGCATGGCCGCGGCCACGCATCGTGTCCGGCTGCGGCTGGGCGAGCAGATGCGGCGCATGCCGCTGGAAATGCTGCACGGCCACCGCACCGGCGAGCTGAACTCGATGGTCATCAACAACGTCGATGAAAACCTTCTGACCACGCTGACCATTCTCAACCTGATCTTCATCTCGGTCGTCACGCCGCTGGTGACGGGGCTGGCGCTGCTGGTGCTGGACTGGCGCGCAGGGCTGCTGGTCCTGGTGGTGTTTCCCGCCATCCTGCCCCTGTATCGCTGGCGCCGGCCCGCGATCGGGCGTGGCAAGCGCATTCTGGGCGCCGCCCACCAGCAGGCGAATGCGGATGTGCTGGAATACACGCAGGGCCTGCCCGTGCTGCGCGCCGCGTTGCAGGCCGGAGCGCGCGCCGGCAGGCTTGAACGGACGTTCCGCAAGCTGGAGGAGATCCAGATCTACGGGCATCGCAAGGGAGAAAAGCCGAATCTCATCGTCTCGACCGTTGTCGAGCTCGGGCTGGTCCTGATGCTTGGGCTCGGCGTGGCCTTCGTGGTCGCGGGAGAGATGGATCTCGCGCTTCTCGCCGCGCTTCTGGTGATCGTGGTGCGGCTGTCCGAGCCGCTGGCGACCTTCATTCTCTATACCGCGATCCTGGAATTGATCGAGGCAGCCTTGGACCGGATCAAGGCGCTGCTTGCCATTTCACCCCTGGATCAGGCATTGCCCGCGCGAACGCCGGCACACTGCGGCATCAGATTCGAAGCTGCCAGCTTTGCCTATGCAGGGGCCGATGCCCCGGCCCTGCGCGATGTCGATCTGACGATCCCCGAGGGCAGCCTGACCGCATTCGTCGGCCCCTCGGGATCGGGCAAGACCACGCTGGCGCGACTGATCCTGCGCCATGCCGATCCCCAGAAGGGCCGCATCCTGATCGGCGGGGCGGATCTGCGCCAGATCCCCGAAAGCGCCCTGCGCGGGATGCTGTCCGTGGTGTTCCAGGACGTGCATCTGTTCAACGACACCGTCATGGCCAATATCCGCATGGCCCGCCCGGATGCGACCGAGGCCGAGGTCCGCGAGGCTGCCCGTGCCGCGCAATGCCTCGATTTCATCGAGCGGCTTCCGCTTGGCTGGAATACGCCCCTGGGCGAGATCGGCAGCCGCCTGTCAGGAGGGGAGCGTCAGCGCATCTCGATCGCGCGCGCGCTTTTGAAGGACGCGCCGATCCTGATCCTGGACGAGCCGACTGCGGCACTGGATACCGAAAGCGAACGTGCCGTTCAGCGCGCCATCGATGCCGTCGTGCGCGACCGCACGGTCATCGTGATCGCCCATCGGCTGTCGACCATCGCCGGCGCGGATCAGATCGCTGTCGTGGATGACGGGCGCGTCGTCCAACTCGGCACGCATTCCGCGCTGCTGGCGCGGCCGGGCCGCTACCGCGCGATGTGGGAGGCGCAGCAGGCGGCGAAGATCTGGTCGGGTCGGGCGTGA
- a CDS encoding RrF2 family transcriptional regulator: MRLATFTDYGLRVLMRLAGAPEKPISTGQIAREFAISQHHLAKVVSDLGLGGFVRSERGRSGGLRLMRPAHEITLGQVVRHLERKFAIVECFRADGGECVLRPRCRLRPQLSAAREAFMAELDRTTLEDCAWPGAGPGGRVVAAE; the protein is encoded by the coding sequence ATGCGTCTTGCGACCTTTACCGACTACGGATTGCGGGTGCTGATGCGGCTGGCGGGGGCGCCGGAAAAGCCGATCTCGACCGGGCAGATCGCCAGGGAGTTCGCCATCTCGCAGCATCACCTGGCCAAGGTGGTCAGCGACCTGGGGCTTGGCGGCTTCGTGCGGTCCGAGCGCGGCAGGTCCGGCGGGCTGCGGCTGATGCGCCCGGCGCACGAGATCACGCTGGGACAGGTGGTGCGCCATCTGGAGCGCAAGTTCGCCATCGTGGAATGTTTCCGCGCCGATGGCGGCGAATGCGTCCTGAGGCCGCGCTGCCGCCTGCGGCCGCAGCTTTCCGCCGCGCGCGAGGCGTTCATGGCCGAGTTGGACCGTACGACGCTCGAGGATTGCGCCTGGCCCGGAGCGGGTCCGGGAGGGCGCGTGGTGGCGGCCGAGTGA
- the sdhD gene encoding succinate dehydrogenase, hydrophobic membrane anchor protein translates to MTIRHIPPFARARGLGAAGHGTGRWWAQRVSAAGLVPLVRWFALALAGGAAADHAKLVAWLAAPLNSGLMILLLMAGFHHAALGLQVLAEDYIHSGARFVAAAAIQLACFAGVVFGIASVLRIAPMA, encoded by the coding sequence ATGACGATCCGCCATATCCCGCCATTCGCACGGGCACGCGGCCTTGGAGCAGCGGGGCATGGCACGGGTCGTTGGTGGGCACAGCGGGTCTCTGCCGCGGGTCTGGTGCCGCTGGTCCGGTGGTTCGCCCTGGCGTTGGCCGGCGGCGCGGCCGCGGATCACGCGAAGCTGGTGGCCTGGTTGGCGGCGCCGCTCAATTCCGGGCTCATGATCCTGCTGTTGATGGCCGGCTTTCATCATGCGGCGCTGGGGCTCCAGGTTCTGGCCGAGGACTACATTCATTCTGGCGCGCGGTTCGTCGCCGCGGCGGCGATCCAGCTGGCCTGCTTTGCAGGTGTCGTGTTCGGCATCGCATCGGTGCTGCGCATCGCGCCGATGGCATAG
- a CDS encoding TonB-dependent siderophore receptor, producing MRRAVSNGGIAISFFCLATAGHAQTLPRQDAIVLDQVVIQGGDDSGKSGVRAKTATIGPLGRREIKDTPYSVSVIDKTLIENQQATTLPDLLKYIPSTQMEARGGGDVGRPQSRGMQGTPVFNNRLDGMNIVATTAQPIEMYERVEVVHGLAGAYFGPASPGGLFNFTRKRPTQDPYNRINTGFTGKGTWLAHGDFGGHAADGMLGYRINVLSEEGDGYVKGSDLDRSLISGAFDINLTDQTTIELNASRYRFDKFGFPGSFSYDNSVTLPDAPDPTKVGYGQKFAGYGLEDTLVGGLVKHRFNEDWSLTAGMQHQRVSRWFVSVSNALLDDDGNYSNSIDGGVSGQFRVTSNIAVLNGTLFTGGVKHDVHLGTTGVNWENYSPRSGNPSVQGYLGDASIDNPVQWDAPTGLVRNGPRYRSFSNMSQSLVLGDSITFNGQWSAILSGSYTWFDVKNYDETGTVTQKYSERGLSPSVALSYKPAENITTYVAYVDTLQSGGTAPTTAANAGQVLAPERSKQVEAGVKADLGGLDASVAVFRIERPFAFTGEDNVYRIQGDQVNKGIELELRGQLLENLNIHGGVTLLDPKLRNTGNPLTSDTDVVGAPKVQANLFMEYFFKSLPELSASANLHFTGKRAGNNINSFKVDSYATLDLGLRYERQMTKDTTAVFNLAINNVFDEHYWASIFPGSIDGATRGANSAFLGAPREVRLSASFKF from the coding sequence ATGCGTCGCGCAGTTTCGAATGGTGGGATAGCGATTTCTTTTTTCTGCCTGGCCACAGCAGGTCATGCGCAGACGCTGCCCAGACAGGACGCCATCGTTCTTGACCAGGTCGTCATCCAGGGGGGCGACGACAGCGGCAAGAGCGGGGTGCGCGCGAAAACCGCGACGATTGGTCCGCTTGGCCGGCGCGAGATCAAGGACACGCCCTATTCGGTCAGCGTCATCGACAAGACGCTGATTGAAAACCAGCAGGCGACAACCTTGCCCGATCTGTTGAAATACATACCCTCGACGCAGATGGAGGCGCGCGGCGGCGGCGATGTCGGGCGTCCGCAATCGCGCGGCATGCAGGGCACGCCGGTTTTCAACAATCGCCTCGATGGTATGAACATCGTCGCCACCACTGCGCAGCCCATCGAGATGTATGAAAGGGTCGAGGTCGTCCACGGCCTCGCCGGCGCCTATTTCGGCCCGGCAAGCCCCGGCGGACTTTTCAACTTCACCCGCAAACGGCCCACGCAAGATCCCTATAATCGCATCAACACCGGCTTTACCGGCAAGGGGACCTGGCTGGCGCATGGCGATTTCGGCGGCCATGCGGCAGACGGCATGCTCGGCTATCGCATCAACGTGCTGAGCGAAGAGGGAGACGGCTATGTGAAGGGCAGCGATCTGGATCGCTCGCTGATCAGCGGCGCCTTCGACATCAACCTGACCGACCAGACGACAATAGAACTGAACGCCAGCCGCTACCGTTTCGACAAGTTCGGCTTTCCCGGCAGCTTCAGCTACGACAACAGCGTGACCCTGCCCGATGCGCCGGATCCGACCAAGGTCGGCTACGGTCAGAAATTCGCCGGCTACGGGCTGGAGGACACGCTGGTCGGCGGCCTCGTCAAGCATCGGTTCAACGAGGATTGGTCCTTGACCGCCGGGATGCAGCATCAAAGGGTCAGCCGCTGGTTCGTATCTGTCTCGAACGCGCTTCTGGACGACGACGGCAATTATAGCAACAGCATCGATGGCGGGGTCAGCGGCCAGTTCCGGGTCACCAGCAATATCGCCGTGCTCAACGGCACGCTGTTCACCGGCGGGGTCAAACACGACGTCCATCTGGGCACGACCGGCGTGAACTGGGAAAACTACAGCCCCCGCAGTGGCAATCCGAGCGTGCAAGGCTATCTTGGCGATGCCAGCATCGACAATCCGGTCCAATGGGACGCCCCGACGGGTCTGGTGCGCAACGGGCCGCGCTACAGATCCTTCAGCAACATGTCGCAAAGCCTGGTGTTGGGTGACAGCATCACCTTCAACGGGCAGTGGTCGGCCATCCTGTCGGGCAGCTACACTTGGTTCGACGTCAAGAACTATGACGAAACCGGCACGGTCACGCAGAAATACAGCGAGCGGGGTTTAAGCCCCAGCGTGGCGCTGAGCTACAAGCCCGCCGAAAACATCACCACCTATGTCGCCTATGTCGACACGCTGCAAAGCGGCGGTACCGCGCCGACCACGGCCGCGAACGCCGGACAGGTGCTCGCGCCCGAGCGCAGCAAGCAGGTCGAGGCTGGGGTCAAGGCCGACCTAGGCGGCCTGGATGCTTCGGTGGCGGTGTTCCGTATCGAGCGACCCTTTGCTTTCACCGGCGAGGACAATGTCTATCGCATCCAGGGCGACCAGGTGAACAAGGGGATCGAACTGGAACTGCGCGGCCAACTGCTGGAAAACCTCAATATCCATGGCGGCGTCACCCTGCTTGATCCCAAGCTGAGGAATACCGGCAACCCGCTGACCAGCGATACCGATGTGGTGGGCGCGCCCAAGGTGCAGGCCAACCTGTTCATGGAATATTTCTTCAAGAGCCTGCCCGAGCTTTCGGCCAGCGCCAATCTGCACTTCACAGGCAAGCGTGCGGGCAACAACATCAACAGCTTCAAGGTCGACAGCTATGCCACCCTGGATCTTGGGCTGCGCTACGAACGCCAGATGACCAAGGATACCACCGCGGTCTTCAACCTCGCGATCAACAACGTCTTCGATGAGCATTACTGGGCATCGATCTTTCCCGGCAGCATCGATGGCGCGACGCGGGGCGCGAACAGCGCCTTTCTGGGTGCGCCCCGCGAGGTCAGGCTCTCGGCCAGCTTCAAGTTCTGA
- a CDS encoding carboxymuconolactone decarboxylase family protein gives MADISMPKASAALGAKRHALAPAIDDAFLALSKVVFADGALDKRTKQLIAVAVAHVTQCPWCIEGHVKGARREGATNEQIMEAIWVAAEMRAGAAYAHANKALAVLDEIDGA, from the coding sequence ATGGCCGACATCTCCATGCCCAAGGCCAGCGCCGCGCTTGGCGCGAAACGTCACGCGCTGGCGCCAGCCATCGACGATGCCTTTCTGGCGCTGTCGAAGGTGGTCTTCGCCGACGGTGCGCTGGACAAGCGCACCAAGCAGCTGATCGCGGTCGCCGTGGCCCATGTCACGCAATGCCCCTGGTGCATCGAGGGCCATGTCAAGGGCGCCCGCCGCGAGGGTGCCACCAACGAGCAGATCATGGAGGCGATCTGGGTCGCGGCCGAGATGCGCGCCGGGGCCGCCTATGCCCATGCCAACAAGGCGCTTGCGGTTCTGGATGAGATCGATGGCGCGTGA
- a CDS encoding cytochrome c oxidase subunit I encodes MSAQISDSIEEKRGFFTRWFMSTNHKDIGVLYLFTAGLAGLISVTLTVYMRMELQHPGVQYMCLEGMRLVADAAAECTPNGHLWNVVVTYHGILMMFFVVIPALFGGFGNYFMPLHIGAPDMAFPRLNNLSYWLYVCGVSLAIASLLSPGGSDQPGAGVGWVLYPPLSTTEAGYAMDLAIFAVHVSGASSILGAINIITTFLNMRAPGMTLFKVPLFAWAVFITAWMILLSLPVLAGGITMLLMDRNFGTQFFDPAGGGDPVLYQHILWFFGHPEVYMLILPGFGIISHVISTFARKPIFGYLPMVLAMAAIAFLGFIVWAHHMYTAGMSLTQQTYFQMATMTIAVPTGIKVFSWIATMWGGSIEFKTPMLWAFGFLFLFTVGGVTGVVIAQAPLDRVYHDTYYIVAHFHYVMSLGAVFAIFAGTYYWIGKMSGRQYPEWAGQLHFWMMFIGSNLIFFPQHFLGRQGMPRRYIDYPVEFSYWNNISSIGAYISFASFLFFIGIVFYTLFAGKRVNVPNYWNEHADTLEWTLPSPPPEHTFETLPKPEDWDRAQAHR; translated from the coding sequence ATGTCAGCCCAGATCAGCGACAGCATCGAAGAGAAGCGGGGCTTCTTCACCCGCTGGTTCATGTCGACGAACCACAAGGATATCGGTGTCCTCTACCTGTTCACGGCGGGTCTGGCCGGGCTGATCTCGGTCACACTCACCGTCTACATGCGCATGGAATTGCAGCATCCGGGTGTGCAATACATGTGTCTGGAAGGCATGCGGCTGGTCGCCGACGCTGCGGCGGAATGCACGCCGAACGGCCATCTGTGGAATGTCGTCGTGACCTATCACGGCATCCTGATGATGTTCTTTGTCGTGATCCCGGCGCTGTTCGGCGGTTTCGGCAACTATTTCATGCCGCTGCATATTGGTGCCCCGGACATGGCTTTCCCGCGGCTGAACAACCTGTCATATTGGCTCTATGTCTGCGGGGTCTCGCTTGCCATCGCCTCGCTGCTGTCGCCGGGCGGCTCGGATCAGCCGGGGGCAGGGGTGGGCTGGGTTCTGTATCCGCCGCTCTCCACGACCGAGGCCGGCTATGCGATGGACCTGGCGATCTTTGCCGTCCACGTCTCGGGCGCAAGCTCGATCCTGGGCGCAATCAACATCATCACCACCTTCCTGAACATGCGCGCCCCGGGCATGACGCTGTTCAAGGTGCCGCTGTTTGCCTGGGCGGTCTTCATCACCGCCTGGATGATCCTGCTGTCGCTGCCGGTGCTGGCCGGGGGTATCACCATGCTGCTGATGGACCGCAACTTCGGCACGCAGTTCTTCGATCCGGCCGGCGGCGGCGATCCGGTGCTGTATCAGCACATCCTGTGGTTCTTCGGCCATCCCGAGGTCTACATGCTGATCCTGCCCGGTTTCGGCATCATCAGTCACGTCATCTCGACCTTCGCCAGGAAGCCGATCTTCGGTTATCTGCCGATGGTTCTGGCCATGGCCGCCATCGCCTTTCTCGGCTTCATCGTCTGGGCGCATCACATGTACACGGCCGGCATGTCGCTGACCCAGCAGACCTATTTCCAGATGGCGACCATGACCATCGCGGTGCCCACCGGCATCAAGGTCTTCTCGTGGATCGCGACCATGTGGGGCGGCTCGATCGAGTTCAAGACGCCGATGCTCTGGGCCTTCGGCTTCCTGTTCCTGTTCACCGTCGGCGGCGTGACCGGGGTCGTCATCGCCCAGGCGCCCTTGGACCGCGTTTATCACGACACCTACTATATCGTGGCGCATTTCCACTATGTGATGAGCCTTGGCGCCGTCTTCGCGATCTTTGCAGGCACCTATTACTGGATCGGCAAGATGTCGGGCCGGCAATACCCGGAATGGGCGGGCCAGCTGCATTTCTGGATGATGTTCATCGGCTCGAACCTGATCTTCTTCCCGCAGCACTTCCTGGGCCGCCAGGGCATGCCGCGCCGCTATATCGACTACCCGGTCGAGTTCTCGTACTGGAACAACATCTCGTCGATCGGCGCCTATATCTCCTTCGCCTCCTTCCTGTTCTTCATCGGCATCGTGTTCTACACGCTCTTCGCCGGCAAGCGCGTGAACGTGCCGAACTACTGGAACGAGCATGCGGACACGCTGGAATGGACCCTGCCCTCGCCGCCGCCCGAGCATACCTTCGAGACCCTGCCCAAGCCTGAGGACTGGGATCGCGCACAGGCGCATCGGTAG
- a CDS encoding 2Fe-2S iron-sulfur cluster-binding protein has product MAGLRRDTFRDDLDDCGPIPLDALIWIKNRIDPTLTFRRSCREGVCGSCAMTIDATNWTACTWAIADRAKPATIFLLANLPAIKELVPDQTHLLAQYEMIEPWLNPGRAIAEIKKKMIERQG; this is encoded by the coding sequence ATGGCCGGCCTGCGGCGGGATACGTTCCGCGACGATCTGGACGATTGCGGGCCGATACCGCTCGACGCGCTGATCTGGATAAAGAACAGGATCGACCCGACGCTGACTTTCCGGCGTTCGTGCCGCGAGGGCGTATGCGGGTCATGCGCCATGACGATCGATGCCACGAACTGGACCGCTTGCACCTGGGCGATAGCCGATCGGGCCAAACCTGCGACGATCTTTCTGCTGGCCAACCTGCCAGCGATCAAGGAACTGGTGCCCGACCAGACCCATCTGCTCGCCCAATACGAAATGATCGAGCCTTGGCTGAACCCCGGCCGCGCCATCGCCGAGATCAAGAAGAAAATGATCGAGCGGCAAGGCTGA
- the sdhC gene encoding succinate dehydrogenase, cytochrome b556 subunit translates to MSHRRPKSPNMQNYRPQLTSVLSFGHRLSGVAQSLGALGLAAWLMAGASGQDAFGSAQALLLSVPGRIALFLVTLALFYHLCNGVRHLVWDSGRGFELRAIYAGGWTVVGTSLILTLALWTWGLA, encoded by the coding sequence ATGTCTCACCGCCGTCCAAAATCACCCAACATGCAGAACTACCGGCCACAGCTGACCTCCGTCCTGTCGTTCGGGCACCGGCTTTCGGGCGTGGCGCAGAGCCTCGGCGCCCTCGGCCTCGCAGCCTGGCTGATGGCCGGCGCCTCGGGCCAGGATGCGTTCGGAAGCGCGCAGGCGCTGCTGCTGTCCGTGCCTGGCCGTATTGCGCTTTTTCTTGTAACGCTGGCGCTGTTTTACCACCTTTGCAACGGCGTCCGGCATCTGGTCTGGGACAGTGGCCGGGGCTTCGAATTGCGCGCGATCTATGCCGGCGGATGGACGGTGGTGGGGACAAGCCTGATCCTGACGCTGGCGTTGTGGACATGGGGGCTGGCATGA